In the Paenibacillus sp. FSL H7-0357 genome, one interval contains:
- a CDS encoding ABC transporter ATP-binding protein, whose translation MIEIRGVSKIFQGEKAVDGISLTVHKGAIYGLLGSNGAGKTTLLKTLAGIYRPEEGTVKFEGKPVFENPEVKQRIIFMPDSPYFFPQASIKSMAAFYRSIYPGWNEAHFQELGKMFRLDTGRKLSRFSKGMQRQASFWLALSCSPDVLIMDEPIDGLDPVMRRQIKNLLFQEVAERGMTVIISSHNLREIEDLCDHVGIMHGGKMLVEKDLDDLKADTHKVQVAFRDERHASVLTAKLQILHQEQRGSVNLYIVKGDRERIGQAFRVYDPYVLDLLPLTLEEIFIYEMGDAGYDAQPILL comes from the coding sequence ATGATTGAAATTCGCGGCGTCAGCAAAATTTTTCAGGGAGAAAAAGCGGTTGACGGCATTTCGCTGACTGTACATAAAGGAGCAATTTACGGACTGCTCGGATCGAACGGTGCGGGTAAAACAACACTGCTGAAGACGCTCGCCGGTATTTACCGGCCGGAAGAGGGCACGGTTAAGTTTGAAGGGAAGCCGGTCTTTGAAAACCCCGAGGTGAAGCAAAGGATCATTTTCATGCCGGACAGTCCTTATTTCTTCCCGCAGGCATCAATCAAGAGCATGGCCGCCTTTTACCGCTCTATTTATCCGGGGTGGAATGAGGCGCACTTTCAGGAGCTTGGGAAAATGTTCCGGCTCGATACAGGCCGCAAGCTCAGCCGGTTCTCTAAGGGTATGCAGCGCCAGGCGTCCTTCTGGCTCGCCCTAAGCTGCTCCCCGGATGTGCTTATCATGGATGAGCCGATCGACGGGCTTGACCCGGTCATGCGGCGGCAGATCAAGAATCTGCTGTTCCAGGAGGTGGCCGAACGGGGGATGACCGTCATCATCTCCTCACATAACCTGCGGGAAATTGAAGATCTATGCGATCATGTCGGCATTATGCACGGCGGCAAAATGCTGGTGGAGAAGGATCTGGACGATCTCAAAGCGGACACGCATAAAGTGCAGGTGGCGTTCCGGGATGAGCGGCATGCATCGGTACTGACAGCCAAGCTGCAGATTCTTCATCAGGAACAGCGTGGCAGCGTTAATCTCTATATTGTAAAAGGGGACCGCGAGCGGATCGGGCAGGCTTTTCGGGTGTACGATCCATATGTACTGGATCTATTGCCGCTGACACTTGAGGAAATCTTTATATATGAAATGGGGGATGCCGGTTATGACGCGCAGCCGATTCTTCTTTAA
- a CDS encoding DUF6449 domain-containing protein: protein MTRSRFFFNSSVIRQNLRQHGWIGIIYTLGLMFFLPLQMFLSGNPNAEPEKVESLFGIGGDMQVFFIATLPVVAGLFLFRFLQSKPSSDLWHSLPLRREHLLAAHAWSGLILLLLPVWLTAAVTAIVAPLDGNRYIYQGAEVWEWCLTVTILTLFLFVFTAFVGICTGQTILQGVVVYILLVLPSALLMLTGMHLNRYLYGYSGGYNDEYRMVNWSPVLQIVRLSNAYDKVSTGEKWIYFVITLLVIMLSFVLYRKRHSEKAGQAIAFTYFNPLFKAGVMFCTMLVSVSYFGNVKPQQTGWLIGGCIAGALIGYVVAEMIIRKTWQIMTRRVFADFAAYTILLGLLLYVPVTGITGYESRVPAADKVTAAYAGSNFWMLTEPGQGPMEVQNRPYEEKEVFNEDKSYIEAVRKLHQALVTVRPGEEERSLGNSIGNRQFSIAYQLKNGRQMLRSYWIPSAGFEPELKAIMENKEFKRNEYMLSRLGDNVESLRISNISKAVSISDPQEVKEFKEILKREILNMSYEDQLDNRVSKASIQTIGKPDEKGYQLYYGYEWKPSYHELEGWLAEKGYADKIRTQAQDVESAEIIKDGYIDKLDAASRNNIERHFDLARSEGLAAVTKDKKIIGDILGKERYYSGKTGEYVVKMKYKYGEVTYISLRKQDLTPAIKSLLP from the coding sequence ATGACGCGCAGCCGATTCTTCTTTAACAGCAGCGTAATCCGCCAAAACTTGCGCCAGCATGGCTGGATCGGAATTATATACACGCTAGGTCTGATGTTCTTTCTTCCGCTCCAGATGTTCTTGAGCGGCAATCCGAATGCGGAGCCTGAGAAAGTCGAGAGTTTGTTCGGTATCGGCGGTGATATGCAAGTGTTCTTTATCGCTACGCTTCCAGTGGTAGCCGGTCTATTCCTTTTCCGGTTTCTGCAGTCTAAACCTTCATCGGATCTGTGGCACAGCCTGCCGCTGCGCCGGGAGCATTTACTTGCTGCCCATGCATGGAGCGGCCTGATTCTTCTGCTTCTTCCGGTATGGCTAACTGCCGCAGTTACAGCAATCGTGGCACCACTGGACGGCAATAGGTACATTTACCAAGGAGCGGAAGTCTGGGAGTGGTGCCTGACGGTTACCATCCTCACCTTGTTCCTGTTCGTTTTCACTGCCTTCGTTGGAATATGTACAGGTCAAACTATTCTCCAGGGGGTTGTTGTTTATATCCTGCTCGTTCTTCCCTCCGCGCTGTTAATGCTGACCGGCATGCATCTTAATAGGTATTTGTACGGGTATTCAGGCGGTTATAATGATGAGTATAGAATGGTCAATTGGTCGCCGGTTCTGCAGATTGTGAGACTCAGCAATGCATACGATAAGGTCAGTACAGGAGAGAAATGGATATATTTCGTGATCACTCTCTTAGTAATTATGCTATCCTTTGTGCTTTACCGCAAACGGCATAGCGAAAAGGCTGGGCAGGCGATTGCCTTCACCTATTTCAATCCGTTGTTCAAAGCAGGGGTGATGTTCTGCACCATGCTGGTTTCCGTGTCTTATTTCGGCAATGTGAAGCCGCAGCAGACAGGCTGGCTTATTGGCGGCTGTATTGCCGGAGCACTCATCGGCTATGTTGTAGCTGAAATGATCATTCGCAAGACATGGCAGATCATGACCCGCAGGGTATTCGCTGACTTCGCCGCCTATACTATCCTGCTAGGACTCCTGCTCTATGTTCCGGTCACTGGGATTACCGGCTATGAGAGCAGGGTACCGGCAGCGGACAAAGTCACGGCGGCTTATGCCGGGAGCAATTTCTGGATGTTGACCGAACCAGGGCAAGGCCCGATGGAAGTTCAGAACCGTCCCTATGAAGAGAAGGAAGTCTTCAATGAAGACAAAAGCTATATTGAGGCTGTACGCAAGCTGCATCAGGCACTTGTCACTGTGCGGCCTGGCGAGGAAGAACGTTCTCTGGGCAATTCTATCGGCAACAGGCAGTTCAGCATTGCGTACCAGTTGAAGAATGGGCGGCAGATGCTGCGGTCTTACTGGATTCCATCAGCCGGCTTCGAACCGGAGCTGAAGGCGATCATGGAGAACAAGGAGTTCAAGCGCAACGAATATATGCTGTCCCGGCTTGGCGATAATGTGGAGAGTCTGAGAATCAGCAACATAAGTAAAGCGGTTTCGATCTCCGATCCTCAAGAGGTTAAAGAATTCAAGGAAATTCTGAAACGGGAGATATTGAACATGTCCTATGAAGATCAGCTGGACAACCGGGTTTCCAAGGCTTCTATCCAAACGATAGGCAAGCCGGATGAAAAGGGCTACCAGCTCTATTATGGCTATGAGTGGAAACCCTCCTATCATGAGCTTGAGGGCTGGCTGGCCGAAAAGGGATACGCGGATAAAATTCGTACCCAGGCACAGGATGTGGAATCCGCTGAAATTATAAAGGATGGGTATATTGATAAGCTTGACGCGGCAAGCAGGAATAATATTGAGCGGCATTTTGATCTGGCGCGCAGCGAAGGTCTTGCGGCGGTCACCAAGGATAAGAAGATTATCGGCGATATTCTGGGAAAAGAACGCTATTATAGCGGAAAAACCGGCGAATATGTAGTAAAGATGAAGTATAAGTACGGAGAAGTGACTTATATATCGCTGAGGAAACAAGACCTTACGCCTGCTATAAAATCACTGCTTCCTTAA
- a CDS encoding nucleotidyltransferase domain-containing protein, whose protein sequence is MSEIHQSILRELRGIEAEENVRILYACESGSRAWGFPSKDSDYDVRFLYLRRPEAYLSIFEQRDVIERPISELLDINGWDLKKGLTLFRKSNPPLLEWLQSPIRYEQNYTGADSIRKLSPLSFSPKSCIYHYLNMARGNYRTYLQGSEVKIKKYFYVLRPLLACAWIEKYQVPPLDFNVLALDLIPEGTELREAVLELLRRKMSGEELDLEPRLEVINVYLEQQIAHFELAASQFGSGGGVADAALDELFRAALLEVWGEDSRWTSSGGNQSET, encoded by the coding sequence ATGTCTGAAATTCATCAATCGATCCTCCGCGAGCTGCGTGGCATTGAGGCGGAGGAGAATGTACGCATTCTGTATGCCTGTGAGTCGGGCAGCCGAGCTTGGGGGTTTCCGTCCAAGGACAGTGATTATGACGTCCGCTTTCTGTATTTGCGCCGCCCCGAGGCATATCTCTCGATTTTTGAGCAGCGGGATGTGATTGAACGGCCGATCAGCGAGTTGCTTGATATTAACGGCTGGGATCTGAAGAAAGGGCTGACCCTCTTCCGCAAATCCAATCCGCCGCTGCTGGAATGGCTGCAATCCCCCATCCGGTATGAGCAAAATTACACGGGGGCGGACAGTATCCGCAAGCTATCACCGCTCAGCTTCTCGCCCAAATCCTGTATCTATCATTATCTGAACATGGCCCGGGGGAATTACCGGACCTATCTGCAAGGCAGCGAGGTCAAGATTAAGAAATATTTCTACGTTCTCCGTCCGCTGCTCGCATGTGCCTGGATCGAGAAATACCAGGTACCGCCACTGGATTTCAATGTGCTGGCCCTGGATCTGATTCCGGAAGGAACCGAGCTTAGAGAGGCTGTACTGGAGCTTCTACGCCGTAAAATGTCCGGCGAAGAGCTGGATCTGGAGCCGCGTCTGGAAGTCATTAACGTTTATCTGGAGCAGCAGATCGCGCATTTCGAGCTTGCGGCTTCGCAATTTGGAAGCGGGGGCGGTGTAGCGGATGCAGCCCTGGATGAACTGTTCCGGGCCGCGCTGCTGGAAGTATGGGGAGAAGACAGCCGCTGGACTTCTAGCGGGGGAAATCAAAGCGAAACCTAA
- a CDS encoding RNA 2'-phosphotransferase: MLNHSAEVSLSKFMTKLLRHTPQQYGLILDPEDGSCLLEELLAVINAAPKWSHITEEDIRQTVTNSEKQRFAIEGERIKARYGHSHTKVAYEPGTPPSVLYHGTHQNALPAIVKEGLQPMGRQYVHLSEGLHFATLAGSRRGKLVLLSVDTVKAVESGVTFYYAGNEVWLAEPVPPACIAPLSAPEE; this comes from the coding sequence ATGTTAAACCACAGCGCTGAGGTTTCGCTCAGCAAATTTATGACCAAGCTGCTTCGGCATACTCCGCAGCAGTATGGGCTGATACTTGATCCGGAGGATGGTTCCTGTCTGCTGGAGGAACTGCTCGCAGTGATAAACGCAGCCCCGAAGTGGTCTCATATTACAGAAGAAGATATCCGCCAAACGGTCACGAACAGTGAGAAGCAGCGGTTCGCCATTGAGGGGGAGCGGATCAAAGCGAGATACGGACACAGCCACACCAAAGTTGCCTATGAACCGGGAACACCGCCGTCCGTACTCTATCATGGCACTCACCAGAATGCGCTGCCGGCGATTGTAAAAGAGGGGCTGCAGCCGATGGGCAGGCAATACGTGCATTTATCGGAGGGGCTGCATTTCGCAACTCTGGCCGGAAGCCGCAGGGGAAAGCTTGTTTTACTCTCCGTGGATACGGTTAAGGCTGTAGAGTCTGGTGTAACCTTCTATTATGCCGGAAATGAGGTATGGCTGGCTGAGCCGGTTCCGCCTGCCTGCATAGCGCCATTAAGTGCACCGGAAGAATAA
- a CDS encoding mismatch-specific DNA-glycosylase has protein sequence MEEVTDHLDHGLQIVFIGFNPSLRSGELGHHYANPRNNFWRILEQSGLTPRLYDASEDGELLKLGYGFTNIVARPTRGAEDITREEYTEGRELLRAKLKLYRPEVACFVGKGVYTEFSRKPKADWGFQEHIEPVVDGVREFVAPSSSGLVRMPMPEIVAIYRRLYDFTHKDD, from the coding sequence ATGGAAGAGGTGACGGATCACCTGGATCACGGATTGCAGATCGTCTTCATTGGATTCAATCCAAGTCTCCGCTCGGGCGAGCTGGGGCATCATTATGCGAATCCGCGCAATAATTTCTGGCGGATTCTTGAGCAGTCAGGGCTGACGCCGCGCCTCTATGATGCCTCGGAGGACGGTGAACTGCTGAAGCTCGGCTACGGCTTTACGAATATTGTAGCCCGCCCGACCCGCGGGGCCGAGGATATTACCCGCGAGGAGTATACCGAGGGGCGGGAATTGCTTCGTGCCAAGCTGAAGCTCTACCGGCCGGAGGTAGCCTGCTTTGTAGGCAAGGGCGTGTACACTGAATTCAGCCGTAAACCAAAAGCAGATTGGGGATTTCAGGAGCATATAGAACCGGTAGTGGATGGCGTGCGCGAGTTCGTCGCCCCGTCGTCGAGCGGACTCGTCCGGATGCCGATGCCGGAGATTGTGGCTATTTACCGGAGACTATATGATTTCACCCATAAGGATGACTGA
- a CDS encoding MarR family transcriptional regulator — protein sequence MNKEEQVIMGFRDVYNKMVWLNKDKMEDSLKGYKSSEVHCIEYIEKNVDSNVTKLAESFYMTRGAISKMTKKLIKKGLIESYQKQDNKKEIYFRLTEQGKVIYKIHEDLHKEFQERDKAVFEQVTEEQFDSMLSFVEKYSRHLDAEIKKLGIDFKSE from the coding sequence GTGAACAAAGAAGAACAGGTCATAATGGGCTTCAGGGACGTATATAACAAGATGGTTTGGCTTAATAAGGATAAGATGGAGGACAGTCTTAAGGGTTACAAGTCTTCTGAAGTACATTGCATCGAATACATTGAAAAAAACGTAGATTCCAACGTAACAAAACTTGCGGAGTCCTTTTATATGACCCGCGGTGCCATAAGTAAAATGACTAAGAAGCTCATAAAAAAAGGCCTTATCGAAAGCTACCAGAAGCAGGATAACAAGAAGGAAATCTATTTTAGGCTTACTGAGCAAGGGAAAGTAATTTATAAAATCCATGAGGACCTGCACAAAGAGTTTCAAGAGCGGGATAAAGCCGTATTTGAGCAGGTAACCGAGGAACAATTCGACAGCATGCTTAGCTTCGTGGAAAAGTATAGTAGGCATTTGGATGCAGAAATAAAAAAACTGGGTATAGATTTTAAGTCGGAATAA